Proteins from a genomic interval of Quercus robur chromosome 9, dhQueRobu3.1, whole genome shotgun sequence:
- the LOC126700713 gene encoding protein FAR1-RELATED SEQUENCE 5-like, which produces MEKDGKSNLEEVMSIDSEEDTAPKIGENVDTKEDITPKIGMEFDSEDEAYLYYNIYVGYVGFNICRDWKISAAQAAEAELANRSGIRQKLLFEFMSKQAGGRENLGFTLKDISNHLQSKRMREMKEGEAFTLIHYFEMRKSENASFFYEIQLDVDDQITNIFSADPKIFVDYDLFGDVVCFDTMYRTNKNHSPLAPIIGVNHHRQSVVFGVALLYDEIAETFSWLFRTLLKASCGKKLVAIFTDQEPAMAKAIAEVLPKSHHRLCRWHIYQNALKKLNRYFQSSNSFAAEFKSCMCDHEYEDTFFQAWESMLDKNGLC; this is translated from the exons ATGGAGAAAGATGGGAAGAGCAACCTTGAAGAAGTTATGTCTATTGATTCAGAGGAAGATACAGCTCCAAAAATTGGAGAAAATGTAGACACTAAAGAAGATATAACTCCAAAAATTGGAATGGAGTTTGATTCAGAGGATGAGGCATatctatattataatatatatgttgGATATGTTGGATTCAATATTTGTAGAGATTG GAAGATATCAGCTGCCCAAGCAGCTGAAGCTGAATTAGCAAATCGCTCTGGGATTAGgcaaaaattactttttgagTTCATGAGTAAACAAGCTGGAGGTAGAGAAAATCTTGGTTTTACTCTTAAAGATATCAGTAATCATTTACAATCTAAACGGATGAGGGAAATGAAAGAGGGAGAAGCATTTACCCTTATTCATTATTTTGAGATGAGAAAGTCTGAAAATGCTTCATTTTTCTATGAGATACAGTTGGATGTTGATGATCAAATAACTAATATATTTTCGGCAGATCCTAAAATATTTGTGGATTACGATTTATTTGGTGATGTAGTTTGTTTTGATACTATGTATCGAACCAATAAAAACCATAGTCCATTGGCACCTATAATTGGAGTGAATCATCATAGACAATCTGTGGTCTTTGGTGTTGCATTGTTGTATGATGAAATAGCTGAAACTTTTTCGTGGTTATTTCGAACCCTCTTAAAAGCGTCGTGTGGAAAGAAGCTAGTTGCAATTTTTACTGATCAAGAACCAGCAATGGCTAAAGCAATTGCAGAAGTGTTACCAAAATCTCATCATCGTTTATGTCGATGGCATATATATCAAAATGCTCTCAAAAAACTCAACAGGTATTTTCAGAGTTCAAATTCATTTGCTGCCGAATTTAAAAGTTGTATGTGTGATCATGAGTATGAGGATACTTTTTTTCAAGCATGGGAATCAATGTTAGATAAAAATGGtctttgttga